The Bacillota bacterium DNA window CTATTTAGTGTATTTTGCAGGGCGGGAGTTTGAATGTGTTGATACAGGCTTTCACGAGAATGAGGAAGTTGATATAGTAGTAAGGCCTGAAGATATAAAATTAGTACCGGAAGAAGAAGGAATGCTCCGCGGGGAGGTTAAGTCCGTAACATTCAAAGGTGTACATTATGAAATGATGATTCAAAACAATGGAATAAGCTGGATGGTACACAGTACCCTTATGGAGCCCGTAGGCTCTAAAATAGGGTTCTGTATACTTCCTAATGATATACATATAATGAAAAAGGTGAACGGGAAATGAAAAAAAGCTGGTATGCTTATCCGTACCTGGTTTGGATGGCTATTTTTATAGTAATACCACTTTTGCTGTTGATATTTTATTGTTTTACTATTACTACTGATGAAGGAATAAGATTTACTTTAGAACATATAAGACGTCTATGGAACCCGATATATTTTATGGTATTTTTACGTTCCATAGGTCTTGCCCTTATTAGTACTATTATCTGCCTTTTAATAGGTTATCCCGTTGCTTTAATACTTGCAAGCAAGGAATTTAGTAAAAATAAGGTTTTGGCTTTACTTTTTGTAATTCCCATGTGGGTGAATTTTCTCCTGAGGACCTATGCCTGGATGACCTTATTGGAGAAAAACAGCATAATAAATGTAATCTTGCAATTTCTACACCTTCCCCAATTACAGCTGCTTTATACAGACCATGCAGTAGTACTAGGGATGGTTTATAATTTCCTACCATTTATGGTGCTGCCTATTTATTCTGTTTTAACT harbors:
- a CDS encoding ABC transporter permease, with amino-acid sequence MKKSWYAYPYLVWMAIFIVIPLLLLIFYCFTITTDEGIRFTLEHIRRLWNPIYFMVFLRSIGLALISTIICLLIGYPVALILASKEFSKNKVLALLFVIPMWVNFLLRTYAWMTLLEKNSIINVILQFLHLPQLQLLYTDHAVVLGMVYNFLPFMVLPIYSVLTKMDKSIIEAAEDLGGNYFIVLIKIIIPLSLPGVISGVTMVF